The Chitinophagales bacterium genome contains the following window.
AAGAGTTCGAGTCCTCTTTGGACACATATATCATGGCCAAGGGCATCGAACGCACCATTACACAAATCATCTTCCCATTCCTTGAACGTATTGGGATTCTTTGGATTACTAACCACGTAAATCCTGCTCAGGAGCACCTGGTAACCAATATTATACGTCAGAAATTGATTGTAGGTATCGAAAGTACCGTGAGTCATATCCAGATTAACAAAACCATTCTGCTCTTTTTACCAGAAGGTGAACACCATGAACTGGGTATACTCTTCATGTATTACTTATTAAAGAGTAGAGGCGTAAAGGTTTTATACCTTGGTGCTAATGTGCCAGTAAAAGATGTAGAGTATGTAGCTCAGCTGAAGAAGCCTGAGTTTCTATACACACACCTCACATCTGTGGCGCATAATTTCAACTTTGAGCGCTTCCTTTCACATATCAGTACAAGGGTTTCAAGCACGCCATTGATCGTGTCTGGTTTGTTGACCCAGCAGTATAAAAAGAAGGTTCCTGCCAATGTCAGTTTCAAGAAATCATTGGCCGATGTAATGGAGTACATTACCACGCTTTAAGCATTTCATAGCATATATCTTTTTGAGGATCAGTCGTAACTGGCTGATCCTCTTTGTTTTATTTTTTTTATGAAAAAATTAAACAAAAAATGCCTGTAGATACATTTGAATGTTTAACTTCATTTCGTAAACAATTAAACATAACTGTATGTCTACGCACGAATTCAACCAAATGCTGATGAACAATACGGAGTTTCTTAAGCCCTTTGCTATTACCCTGACACGTGATCAGGAAGCTGCAAAGGACCTGATGCAGGAGACCCTGTTCCGTGCACTGGCCAACCAGGAAAAGTACCATGTAGGTACCAATATCAAAGCCTGGTTGTATACCATCATGCGTAACATCTTTATCAATAATTATCGCCGCAAATCAAAGCAGCAGACAATTTTTGATAATACACCCAACGATTTTCTGATCAACACCAATGCAGGTGCGGTTTCAAACGAAGCTGTTGCCCGCATCAATATCAAGGAAATTCAGGCAGCCATTCAGGACTTGCCTGAGATTTTCAGAAATCCATTTTTATTATATTTTGAAGGATACAAGTACCATGAGATCGCAGAAATGTTGTGCGAGCCCTTGGGTACTATTAAAAGCAGAATTCACTTTGCACGCAAGCTGCTGAAAGAGCAGATACAGCGTTATTAACCCTGTTTCACTTATCTTACTCCTGTGAAAAAAAAGCTGATCGTTATTGGCAGCGGCTTTGCCGGCTTGTCCGCTGCTTCATTTATGGCCAAGTATGGATGGGATGTTACTGTGCTGGAAAAGCATGCTGGTCCGGGTGGGCGCGCACGTCAACTCCATGCAGAAGGTTTTACATTCGATATGGGCCCCAGCTGGTACTGGATGCCCGATGTATTTGAAAGATATTTTGCTCAGTTCGGCCACCAAGTAAGTGATTACTATACTTTAGACAGATTAGATCCATCTTATAGAGTTTACTGGCAGGATGGTCCTATGGATATTCCTGCAGACTACGAAGCACAGAAAGCCTTGTTCGAATCAATCGAACCAGGCGCAGCGCATCAGCTGGATCGTTTCATCCAGGAAGCGGCGTATAAATATGAAGTAGGTATCAATAAACTGGTTTTCAAGCCTGGTCAATCGCTCACAGAATTTTTGGATGCAGACCTCATTAGTGGTGTTTTTCGTTTGGATGTGTTTAATTCTATCAAAACCCATGTGGGCAAGCTGTTCCAGCATCCTAAGCTGCGTCAGTTACTGGAATTTCCTGTTTTGTTTCTCGGGGCTTTGCCCGAAAAAACACCGGCACTGTATAGCCTGATGAACTATGCAGACATTAAAGGAGGTACTTGGTATCCTCGTGGCGGTATGTACCAAATCGTGAATGGTATGTATCAAAATGCGTTGGAGCTTGGTGTGAAATTTCATTTTAACCAAGAAGTACAATCCATTCAGGTAAAATCAGGAAAAGCCACTGCAGTTCAAACTGCTGATGGTTTGTTTGAAGCAGATGTGCTGATCAGTGGTGCGGATTATCACCATACAGAAACTAAATTGTTGCCGGAAGCCTATCGCTCATATTCCAACAGCTATTGGGAAAGTCGCGTGATGGCACCTAGCTCATTGATTTATTATGTGGGCGTAAAAAAACGGCTGCATAATATGCTGCACCACTCCCTGTTCTTCGATACTTCTTTCGATATACATGGCAAGGAAATCTATGTGTCAAAATCATGGCCTGTAGATCCATTATTTTATGTGAGTGCACCTTCTGTTACTGATACAACTGTAGCACCTGATGGTTATGAAAACCTATTCTTCCTCGTGCCTGTGGCAGCAGGGCTGGAGGGTGATACCAATGAACTGAGGGATCGTTATTTTGTGCAAATACTAAAAAGGATGGAAGCCCATATCGGACAATCAGTTAGTGGCGATGTGATCTACTATAAATCCTTTGCAAGGCAGGATTTTGTGGATGAGTACCATTCCTTTAAAGGAAATGCCTATGGTTTAGCGAACACTTTACTGCAAACAGCTGTTTTAAAACCTGCCTGTCGCAGCAAAAAATTGGCTAATTTGTTCTACACAGGACAATTAACCGTACCTGGCCCGGGCGTACCACCCAGTTTGATTAGTGGAGAAGTGGTGGCCGGACAAGTTATCAAACACTTCGGCAGGCAATAAAAGATAGATAAATAGTGGCTATGACCAATATGCACCTTTTTCATGCGGTTAGCGAAGCATGCAGCAGGAATACAACGGAGCAATACAGCACCAGTTTTTCCTCTGCTATCAAGCTATTGCATAGAGATCTGCGACAGCCGGTATTCAATATCTATGGTTTTGTACGCTTTGCGGATGAAATCGTGGATACATTCCATGACCACGATAAAGAACTATTGCTGAAAGAATTTAAAGATGCCACTTACGAAGCCATTGACAGAGGCATTAGTCTGAATCCGATTTTACATAGCTTTCAGCTTACTGTTAACAGATACAATATTGACCGTTCCCTGATTGATGCTTTTCTCTATAGTATGGAGCTGGATCTGGGTAAGAAAAAATACGATCGTGCCGGATATGAAGAATATATCTACGGCAGCGCAGAAGTAGTAGGCCTGATGTGCTTGTACATTTTCTGCGATGGTGATACCAAATCTTACGAATACCTCAAACCTTTTGCGCGTAGTCTAGGGGCTGCGTTTCAGAAAGTCAATTTCCTGCGCGATCTGAAAGCTGATTATCAGGGCTTGGATCGTGTGTATTTCCCGGGCTGCGATTTCAGAAACTTTACTGAGCAGGATAAGCTGCAGATTGAAGCAGATATCCAGCGCGATTTTGATCATGCATATGAAGGTATTTTGCAATTGCCCATCAAAGCCCGCTTTGGTGTGTATGTTGCGTATAAATATTATCTCTCGCTCTTCAAAAAAATCAAGAAGCTGCAGCCGCAGCGTATTATGGAAGAGCGTATCCGCATTCCCGATTACGGAAAAGCAGTGATTTTGGCCAAAGCCGGTATCAGGAGCCAGCTGAATATTTTATAGTTTCACGCCATGGAACAGGTGATACTGGTGGATGAGCAAGACAGCCCCTGTGGGGTGATGGAAAAGATGCAGGCACATGAGGAGGCCAGGCTGCATCGTGCATTCAGCGTTTTCATTTTTGATCATGAAGGAAAAATGCTCTTACAACAAAGAGCATTTACCAAATACCATAGTGGCGGCTTATGGACCAATGCCTGTTGCAGTCACCCAAGACCAGAAGAAACCACACATGCTGCTGCCAGTAGAAGATTGCGTGAGGAGCTAGGCTTTGAAACCGCTATTCAAAAGATTTTTGATTTTACTTATAAAGCTGAATTTGACAATGGTTTAACCGAGCATGAATTTGACCATGTGTTTGTAGGATTATACCATTCCACCATGCAGCTGAATCCCGAGGAAGTGGCAGATACTGTTTACCTAAGTATGGATGAAATCAGCACAGCTTTAAGTAATACGCCTGAGCAATATACTGCCTGGTTTCATATTGCATTTCCTAAAGTAGCGCATTGGTATCAGTCAAATTTTAGTGCCTATCTTACACAACAGCTTACCTGATGTCTGCACAAAAAGCCATAGTGATTGGTGCCGGTGTTGCCGGACTTGCATCGGCTATCCGATTAGCAAGCAAGGGTTTTGTAGTGGATGTATTTGAAAGAAATAATTATCCTGGTGGTAAGCTTAGTGCATTTACAATAAACGGCTATCAGTTTGATGCTGGTCCCAGCTTGTTCACCAATCCTGCTTTATTGCATGAGTTGTTTGCAGAAGCAGGCGAACCCATCGAGCAATACCTGCGCTATCAGAAACTGCCTATTGCTTGTAAGTATTTTTATGAAGATGGTGTTGAATTAAATGCATATACAGATGCGCACGCTTTT
Protein-coding sequences here:
- the idi gene encoding isopentenyl-diphosphate Delta-isomerase, producing the protein MEQVILVDEQDSPCGVMEKMQAHEEARLHRAFSVFIFDHEGKMLLQQRAFTKYHSGGLWTNACCSHPRPEETTHAAASRRLREELGFETAIQKIFDFTYKAEFDNGLTEHEFDHVFVGLYHSTMQLNPEEVADTVYLSMDEISTALSNTPEQYTAWFHIAFPKVAHWYQSNFSAYLTQQLT
- a CDS encoding phytoene/squalene synthase family protein, giving the protein MHLFHAVSEACSRNTTEQYSTSFSSAIKLLHRDLRQPVFNIYGFVRFADEIVDTFHDHDKELLLKEFKDATYEAIDRGISLNPILHSFQLTVNRYNIDRSLIDAFLYSMELDLGKKKYDRAGYEEYIYGSAEVVGLMCLYIFCDGDTKSYEYLKPFARSLGAAFQKVNFLRDLKADYQGLDRVYFPGCDFRNFTEQDKLQIEADIQRDFDHAYEGILQLPIKARFGVYVAYKYYLSLFKKIKKLQPQRIMEERIRIPDYGKAVILAKAGIRSQLNIL
- the crtI gene encoding phytoene desaturase yields the protein MKKKLIVIGSGFAGLSAASFMAKYGWDVTVLEKHAGPGGRARQLHAEGFTFDMGPSWYWMPDVFERYFAQFGHQVSDYYTLDRLDPSYRVYWQDGPMDIPADYEAQKALFESIEPGAAHQLDRFIQEAAYKYEVGINKLVFKPGQSLTEFLDADLISGVFRLDVFNSIKTHVGKLFQHPKLRQLLEFPVLFLGALPEKTPALYSLMNYADIKGGTWYPRGGMYQIVNGMYQNALELGVKFHFNQEVQSIQVKSGKATAVQTADGLFEADVLISGADYHHTETKLLPEAYRSYSNSYWESRVMAPSSLIYYVGVKKRLHNMLHHSLFFDTSFDIHGKEIYVSKSWPVDPLFYVSAPSVTDTTVAPDGYENLFFLVPVAAGLEGDTNELRDRYFVQILKRMEAHIGQSVSGDVIYYKSFARQDFVDEYHSFKGNAYGLANTLLQTAVLKPACRSKKLANLFYTGQLTVPGPGVPPSLISGEVVAGQVIKHFGRQ
- a CDS encoding MerR family transcriptional regulator yields the protein MNAFTIKDLENLSGIKAHTIRIWEQRYTFLNPQRTETNIRYYSNDELKTVLNIALLNKYGYKISHIDKMSEEEMKEKILSLSQAQAQQERIVNDLIHYMVDLRLEEFESSLDTYIMAKGIERTITQIIFPFLERIGILWITNHVNPAQEHLVTNIIRQKLIVGIESTVSHIQINKTILLFLPEGEHHELGILFMYYLLKSRGVKVLYLGANVPVKDVEYVAQLKKPEFLYTHLTSVAHNFNFERFLSHISTRVSSTPLIVSGLLTQQYKKKVPANVSFKKSLADVMEYITTL
- a CDS encoding RNA polymerase sigma factor — translated: MSTHEFNQMLMNNTEFLKPFAITLTRDQEAAKDLMQETLFRALANQEKYHVGTNIKAWLYTIMRNIFINNYRRKSKQQTIFDNTPNDFLINTNAGAVSNEAVARINIKEIQAAIQDLPEIFRNPFLLYFEGYKYHEIAEMLCEPLGTIKSRIHFARKLLKEQIQRY